In the Pseudomonadota bacterium genome, TGGTTAATGAGTTTCCGGATTTAAAAGTCAAGTTTACTGTTTATTCAAACAATTCACCAAAATATTTGAAAGAATTCGGGATAAATGGTCCAAATGTGGAATGTAAACAAGCTACCCGGAAAGAAATCCCCTTGATACAGCAGTCTGCAGATATTTTATTTCTACCGCTTGCTTTCGAGTGGGATTGTCCAGAGATCATTCGTACTGCTTCTCCAAGTAAGTTGCCCGAATACCTGGTAGCAGGCCGGCCTATCCTGGTTCATGCCCCTGGATACAGTTACGTTGCGGTATATGGGCGAGAAGAAGGGTTTGCCTTAGTCGTAGATCGTCCGGATATTGAGCTGTTAAGGCAGGCTATCTTGCAGTTGAAGACTGATGGTGTTCTTTGCGAGCGTATAGTAGCTAATGCTCTCCGTGTTGCAAAACAACATCACGATGCGGCCCGGGTATCGATGCAGCTTCAACGGTATATGGGGCTGTATGATGATCAGTCGCAAAGCAATTCATTAATAGAGGTTTTATCTTAATGAAGCAGAGTTGTTCGGTAGTAATTGCAACGAGGAACAGAACAGAAGAGCTTGCTGAATGTTTGAAATCAATCCACCTGCAAACGATACCCCCGGATGAGATTATTGTGGTTGATTCAAGCGACAAACGAAGCAAACTCTATGAAAACTGCAATCCTACCGAGAAGATTCCAATAAAATATATTCATACGCTTGATCGCAGCTCGGCAAGACAACGCAATAAAGGGATAGATGTGTGCATTGGCGATATCATTTTCTTTTTCGATGACGATATTATTTTAGATAAAGACTTTATCGCAAACAGCTTGAAGGTCTATGAAGATGACAAATCTGGAGTTATTGGGTGTGTACAGGGCGTCGACTTGAATGTTACGAAGTCTTTCTTATCAGGGAAAAGACGGTTGCTATTCTATCGTTTGTTTATGCTGGATCGAAATGATAGCCTCGCAAGATTGTTACCCTCTGGGATGACTGTCCATTTAGATTATGCATCACCAGAAATCAGGCATTCTTCGAAAATAATCAGGGTCTATTGTGCACCGGGGGGAATAACGAGCTATCGAAGGGAGGCATTAGAGGAGTTCAGATTTGATGAAAACTACAATGGATATTCCCATGGGGAGGATGTAGAATTATCCCATCGAGTGTCACAAAAATATGAGATGTATTTCACTCCAGAAGCAAAGTTGTTTCATAATCAACCACCAAGCAAAATAGCATGGTATAGAACAGAGGCTTATATTCGATCCGCAATCAGCGCTCAGGTCTATATCTTTCGAAAATTATTTAAAAAGAATCCATTGAATTATATTGCAATATTATGGTCTTGGTTTGGCTTACTGATTTGGAACGGAATAGTACATCCAAACAAGAAATATTTTGTTTACTATCTGCGGTCCATGAAAAAAGAATTTTGGAACATATTTCGAAAAATCGCTTGATTTCTATCAATGTCATAGTTGTTCAAAATAACAAAACATATTAATGATTTTATAAGATTATCAGTACTCTCACAGCATGTCGCAACTGAATATTTGACAAAGGATTATCATGAACGATGAAAGAATACTGTTGGTCATGCTCCCTTTTTACCGCCTTATGGGGAGTCCTTACAAACAAACCTCTCTATTATGAAATATATAGTTACTGGTGGTGCCGGATTTATAGGGTCGCATTTAACAGAAGAATTGTTAAATATCGGTCATTCAGTTTGCGTGTACGATAATCTGTCAAGCGGTTATGAAAGCAATTTACCGATACATGAATCATTGGCTTTCATAAGAAAAAGAATACAAGACGTGAACCTCCAAGAAATTGGGAATTTAGACGGAATCTTCCATTTTGGGGCTCAGGCTTCAGTTCCGATTTCGATTGAGGAATTTTATGAAAGCAGTAATAACAATTTAGCAAGTTCCTTAAAGGTTTTCGAAATAGCAAAAAATTACGCCATACCCGTTGTTTATGCTTCCTCATCAGCTATTTATGGAAATTTGCCTATCGGAGATGACGAAAGACCGATCTATGAGATTTTATCTCCTTATGCACAAGATAAATTGGTATTAGAACAATATGCAAAATTATTTTTTGAATTATATCAAATAAGCTCTATAGGGCTCAGATTTTTTAATGTCTATGGTCCAAAACAAGATCCGGCCAATCCTTATTCCGGGGTTATTTCTGTTTTCATCGATAAGTTCTTAAATAAATTACCGGTTACCATCAATGGTGGTTATCAGACACGTGATTTTGTCTATGTTAAAGATATTGTAAAAACTTTAATTCGCTCAATGGACTTAGCTAAATCAAATAAAGTATGTGAGTTTATTAATGTTGGTACAGGATTATCTACAACTGTTGATGAATTATATCAGAAGTTGTGTAATATATTTAATTTTAAACCGGATGTAATATACAAACCCCTTCCTTTGGGTGATCCGGAAAAATCGAGTGGAATATTTAATAAACTTGATCAATTACTGCAAATCGATCAAGCAGAATTTTATTCTTTAGATTATGGGTTGAAACATACAGTTGAATACTTTAAGGATATTAATAATGAAAAAATTTGAGTGGGCTGTTATTGGTAGCGGTATAGCTGGAATAGTTGCTGCAGAAATTTTGACACGAGAAGGACATAGCACGGTACTGATAGAAAAAAATGAAAAGCTGGCCTCCGAGACAACACGCGATTTTCATGAATGGATGCACACAGGTTCACTCTATACGCTAATTCCTGATAATTTAAAGACATTAAAATTTATACTTGGGGCTGTGGACGATCTATTAGAGTATTATGGTTCGTATGGGAATATGAATTTATTACCCACCGAAAAGGGTTTAGCGATTAGCCAAAAAGAAAGACCTTGGTTTGAGAATAATAATATTCATTTTAAGTTCCGTATAAAAAATAGAAAATGGACCTTACCTTGGGTTCTTGGTGTTGCAAGAGCGGTTTTCCTTATAGGCAAAATAAAAGAACATGACTGGCTAAGGAGGCGCGCAGGTGTTGTAGATCAATTCAAGCTAAAAAAGCGTGAATTGTATTTAATAATTCGAAATCTTCTAAAGCATAGAGAGAAATTTTTTGATTGTGAAACAACAGACTTTACAATGAACTCAAGAAATATCCTTAATGATCTAATATGTCAGTCAGTTAATAATGGTCTTCAAATCTCAACTTCCAATAAATTTGTAAATTTTGAAGAAAAAGAAGGGAAAATTCTTGTTAATTGTTTAAAAAAGAAATTTGAAGTTGAAAGACTATTACTTTGTATTAGCGGCGATATCGTTAAACATTTTGATTCAAGCGTAAAGATAAGTTATGCCCCATTGGCAGTTGTGAAGAATATCCATCCTGACACAAATTCATTTGTTGAATTAGATTACTTCCCCGAAAATTGCATTAACATCATAACCAAAAGTGATGGTATTGGATTAATTGGCGGAATATCATTTTCAAATATCAACAGATGTGATTCTTACATCAAAGAGGTTATCGAAAAGCACAAAGAATATAATCCCGAGCTAAAGGTATTGCATACTTATAACGGAGTAAAAAGTGAAATTACCTTTAAGGATCAACCCAGAAATTACTTATATCATATATTAAAATTACGACAGAATATTTGGGGAATAATTCCGGGTAAGTTTGCTTTAGGGTTCAGCATTGCGCCCGAATTTTATAGACAAGTATATAAAAAGAATCCGAGAAAATATTTTAACTCTTCAAATGACAATAAATTTAATTCTCAATTAATTTCAAATACAGTTTGGTATGATACATATCATCAAAATAAATAAATGGAGGTTCTGCTGTGGGAATGATTAAGATTCCTCAAAGTGCTGTTGAATTCTTTAAACAAAACATTGATGAAATATTCTTTACTGGTAATCTTGCCGAGGGAAAGTGGAATAAAGAATTATCAAACCACGTTTCAGAATATTGCGGTGTAAAGCACGCTACGCCTACATCTTCAAACGGCAGCGGATTAGTTGCGTTGATGCTGATTTACAAGGAATATTTTAATAGATCGGAAGTGCTACTGCAATCGAATACGATGTATGGTGTAAAGACCATGGTTTATTCTGCCGGTTGTCATTTATCCGGTTTTATTGGCTGTACTTTAGATACTCTCATGCCATCTTTCGAACAAGTAAAACAAGCAGTGGAAGACTTTGTTGGTGATAAAAAAAAGATGATTATATTACTCAGTCATATAGGGGGTATAATAAACCCTGATATTGAGAGAATTGCTGAATTCTGCCGATCTGAGAATATTATTCTTCTTGAAGACTGTGCCCATAGTTACGGAGCTACAATAAATGGTAAACATTCAGGTACTTTTGGAGACGCGGGAGCTTTCAGTTTCTATGCAACCAAATCTGTTCCAGCCGGAGAGGGAGGAATTGTTATCACTAAACATGATGATATTGGGGAATACATTAAACGCTTTATTATATATGATAGATTCGAACAGAAAATGAAGATTGGTAATAATAATAGACCTTCAGAAATTCAAGCGTTGCTCATTTATGCAGTTGTAAAATGTACTGATGAAATTATTAAAAATAAAAAGGGAATAGCTGATAAGTATATTGCAGTGTGTAATGAATTATCTATTCCTTACATTAAGCAAAATGCAAAAACTTCTTTGGGCAATTATTATAAATTTATCGTTTATAATGCAAAAATACCGATAAGTGAATATTTACCTACCTTAAAAACAAAAACTTCCGGTGTATATGATTATTCATTGGGGAACTCGAAATCAATTACTACCCATCATGCTTGTTTGCCTATTTGGTATGGACAGGAAAATGAAGTAACAGAAAAAGTTATTAGTGAACTGTATGCATCAAGATTGTTAGTTGATAAGGTTTAGATTATGAAGATTGCTTATCTTTCTACTGGCGTAAGCATACATGATTATCGCTTTTTATCTAAAATGGTTGAGTATGGCCATGAGACATTTCTTATATCATATTTTGGTAACAACCTTGTTAATGTCGAGGGTGTTAAAGTTTACAAGTACAACTATTATAGAAGGCTATATGCTTTTAATCGTTATATAGCTCCTTTTTTAGGATTTCAGTTTGCAAAAATAACATGGACTTTTCAGATAGCATTTCATCTTAGAAAACTATTAAAGAATATTAAACCGGACATTTTGCACACTAATTTTATACAATATGACGGATTCTATGGTGCACTTGCAGGTTTTAAGCCGACAATCTCTATGCCATGGGGTTCTGATATTTTGATTAATCCTGAGCGATCGAAGTTTGATAATTTTGCTACAAAATTTACCTTGAAAAAGGCTGACAGAATAGTTTGTGATTGTGAGTTGGTGAAACAGAAAATTATCCAATTAAGTCATTGTTCATCCGACAAGATAACCAAGGTATTGTGTGGCGTTAACCAAAATATATTCAATAAAAATGCCTCCGGGCGTAACGTTAGAGCAAGAATGGGGTTGGAAGAAAAAACAATCTTGCTTATGAATAGGAATTTCATGCCTGTTTATGGCAATGAGTATTTTATTAAGGCGTTACCAACAATAACAAAAAAGTTTCCTAACGTATATGTGATTTTAATAGGGGATGGGCCAAATAGAGGTGATTGTATTACACAAGTCGCCAATTCAGGTATTCAAAATTTTGTACATTTTGCCGGGTCAGTTACAGAGACAGAAATGGCAGAATATCTTAATGCTGCTGATATATATGTATCAACATCCTTGAGTGACGGGTCATCGGTATCTCTTCTTGAGGCATTTGCGTGTGGTAAACCTGTTGTGGTAACAGATATACCAGCGAATCGGGAGTGGGTAGAAAATGGAATTAATGGTTTCCTTGTTCCGCCACGAGATCCGGAAACGACTGCAAAAGCTATTATAAAGTTATTAGAGAATAGTCAATTGGCGAGTTCATTCGGCGAAAGGAACCTGAAGATTGCAAAAGATAAGGCGAACTGGGACAGGGAATATGAGAGGTTAAATAATTTGTATGTTGAATTGATTGGCAAAAATAGTAAGCTTATAGGAGATTAAAATAATAGTGGCAACTGCCCCCCCAGTACTGGATCACTGCGCGAGAAAAAATTTATGGATTTTTGGAGTATGATAAAAATCTATGTAATTATATTTGGCCAAAAGCCTTCATGATTATTAGTATAGGGGAAAGATCAGCGGAAAAGGATGGTGAAGGCAGTTGAAGATTGGCTATCTATGGACAGATGGATCTAGCAGGGTGGTGGGGAATACTGCCGAAGCCGTGCACGTTCAATCAATATGTCTGGCGCTGAAAAAGCTGGGACACCAGATTTTTATCGTGTCAGGTGAACTGGAAACAACTGGTGACTCGCAGGGTACACTGTGTCCATTTCCTCTAAGTGTGATTCCATCCCCCAACCCATTGCCGGTTACTTCTTGGCTCTACCAATGGGCTAATAAGCATAAGCGTCACTCAACGTCTCGGTCAGCTCAAGGGCCTGGATCTGAAGCACCCAGGCCGGCTGTTGGCTACGTACCTACCTGGCAATTACATCCTTTGTGGAGCGATCTTGAACAGAGGATATCAGCCTTGCGCTATCAGCAACATTTCTACCATCAGGCGCATCCTTTGTTGGAGCAGGAGCGCCCCGATGCCCTCTATCAGCGCTATACGCGATATGGATTGTCTGGGATTCGGCTGGCAAGGGACCTACGGATTCCGCTGATCGTGGAAATGAACGCTTCTTTCACAGAACCACGGGAATGGTTCCGGCAGCCGAGCCCTCTTTATCCGTGGATGATTGAGCAGAGCGAGCGCTATCTTTGCCTTAATGCTACAGCGGTGGTAATAGTGTCTGCCGCGCAAACGCCTTACCTTCAAAGATTAGGGGTGTCTGAGGATCGGACTTTAGTCCTCCCCAATGCAGTGAACCTTGAACTATTCAAACCCAATAAAGAAGCAGCCTTGGCCATCCGGCAAAGGTATGGGTTGTTAGGTAAGTTTGTGGTGGGATTTATTAGTTCTATGAGGCCTTGGCACGATGTGGAGACCTTGCTGGAGGCTATCAAACTGGTAAAGCAAAGCCCGTTAGACATTTGCGCTTTGATTGTCGGTGATGGACCCGCTCGGCCCGCACTGGAGAGCAGGGTTAAAGAAATGGGGCTGGAGGGGATGGTAATTTTCGTTGGACATGTGCCCCATCCAGAGGTCTCCAGTTTCATAGAAAGCATGGATACTACGGCTGTGTTGTGTTCAGATTCTTTGGGTTCCCCTATGAAACTTTTCGAGTATCTTGCGATGTGCAAGCCGGTGATTGCATCTCGGTCCGGGCAATTGACTGAAATCATCCAGCATCGACAGAACGGCATGCTTGTAGATCCTCAGAATTCTCTGCATGTTGCCGAGGCATTATTGGAATTGGGAAACAACCCACACTTAAGGGAACGGCTGGGGAAAGCGGCGCGTCTGACCGTGGAGAGCAAGCACACCTGGGAACATAACGCTCAGGCAGTGGTTGATTTATTGGAGAGGTTTGGCGCAAAGTGAAGATAGCCTATCTTTCCCACGGATTAAGCGTGTATGACCATCGCTTTCTGGCTAAGATGGTAGAGCGAGGTCATAGGGCCTACTTGCTCTCCTGCTGGCCGGACAAAGCTAATATTGATATTCCAGGGGTTGATCACATCCATTATCGTCTTTCATTCCCCAGAGTAAAATTACTGCCAGCCATCTTGCATCTGAGGAGGACACTTAGCAAGATCAAACCCGATGTTCTTCACACCGGATTTCTCCAACACCACGGCTTCTATGGGGCCTTAAGTGGTTTCCATCCTGTCCTTTCCATGCCGTGGGGGTCTGATGTTCTGATAGTGTCTGATGCGTCCCGGTACGAGCGATTGATCGCGCAATTTACCCTGAAACGGGCTGATATGATTACCTGCGACTGCGCCCTTGTGAAGAATAAGATTGTGGCGTTGACCGGCTATCCGGAAGAAAAGATTGTAATCTTTCCCTGGGGGATAGACCTTACTATTTTCAAACCAGCGACAAAGCCTTCGGCTTTACGAGATAACCTTGGTTGGACCGGCAAAAAGGTCCTGATCATGACGCGTCAGTTCAAACCAATATATGGCATTGAGTATTTCCTCGATGCCTTGGCGGTTGTGGTAAAAGCGGAACCGGATACACGGGTGATTCTGGCGGGGGCTGGCCCTTTGGAGAGTGAGTATCGAAGACGCATAACGGAACTGGGAATGAACGGTATTGTATATTTCCCCGGATGGTTGGATGATGCCGGCACGAGTGAACATCTTAATGCCGCTGACATCTACATCACAACATCGCTTAGTGACGGCACCTCTGCTTCTATGCTTGAAGCTATGGCGTGTGGTTTGCCCGTGGTGGTGTCTGACGCTCCGTCCTACTTTGAGTGGGTACGGGATGGGGTGAACGGCTTTATTGTTCCACGCCGTAACGTGGAGCAGATTGCAACCTGCTTGATCGGGTTGCTTCAAGACAAAGATTTACAACAGGAGATGGGCACTCGCAACTTGGCTCTCGCTCGTGAACGTGCTGATTGGGAACGCAATTTCGATACATTGGAAGGTATCTACGAACGTCTTGTAACACAGCGTAGACAAGGATAGATGGTTGGAGATAAGGTAATGATGTCTAATTACGATATTGTTTGCATAGGACCACATTCCTGGTCTAATGGAATTGGCGGACAAATATGGCGGCGGCGTCATCATTTAATGACAAACCTCGCAAAAAAACATCGGGTTCTTTTTATTGAAACAGCTTATTTTTCACCTGTTCGTTTTTTGGAAAGTGTTTTTAATGTATCCGCTGTGGTTTCACCGGTGAAAAAAGTTCGTGCTAATTTATGGATATTAACATTATATAGTCCCTTACCTTTCCAGGAAACTGCTTTGAGAAGAGGGATAGAAACAATTAAGCGAATTAACGATAAAGCATGTTTGTACCAGATAAAAAAGGCGTTAAAAGACATAGGTTTTAAAAGCAACTTTTTATTATGGGCTTATTATACACCCAGGACAACTTACCTTTTAGATAATTTTAAGTCTAATTTTACTGTTTGCGATGTTTACGATAAATACACTGAGTATAGTACAACTGACGGCTGGAGCAAAGATTATATACCCGCTCAGGAAAAGATAATATTTAAAAAAAGTGACATAGTCTTTACGGCCTCTCAACCATTATTAGACTATAGTCGAAGATATAATAGTAATTGTTATTTAATACCAAACGGTGTTGACGAAATATTTTGCGCAACCGATATGAATACTACGGATGTCCCAAATGATTTAAAATCAGTTCCGTCTCCTCGGATTGGATATGTTGGAAGTATTTTTGATAAGCTGGATTATGAACTGCTTCTCAATGTCATAAAGTCGTGTGAGAATTATTCGTTTGTATTTATTGGGCCTGTTAGAATAGTGATTAATCATAAACAACGACAGTATGGCGAATTGACAAAGTTGTCTAATGCATTTTTCTTGGGTCCGAAAAGCTTAAAAGAGCTTCCTGGATACTACAAAGGGCTTGATGTGTGCATTGCTCCATATGATATATCTTTTGAGCAGTTGAACTGGGCCGATGTCTATGTTTGTAAGATGTGGGAGTACTTAGCTGTGGGCAAACCCATTGTGATTACTATAAACCGCGATATCGATCCAAGGCTTAGGCCTTCTATCGCGATAGCCAATAACTATACGGATTTTATCGGTGCCATTAATCGCGCAGTTAAAGAAGGTGGCAATATTGATAAAAAATTGAATGTCAGGCTTGCCGAAGATAACACTTGGCCAAAAAGAGTTGATGAGATGGAAAAAATAATAGCGCAGCACTTGAAGGAATAAAAAATGCTTTTGTCGATCCCATACGGTAGTGAGCTAAAATACACAAAGCTTCTAAACGGGAAAGCGAGGATCGTTTACGCTCTCTTTGGCGAAGACTATCCCGGACATCGGGTAAGATTTTACATAAATCGGCGATGTCTGGAAAGATACGCGGAAGGAGGAAACCTGAAGGTTCTCGAGATTGGGTCAAACAATGGCGCTTTCTCCTTCTGGCTCAGTAGAAACCCGCGTTTCAGGGTTGTTGGCCTTGAGAACGAAGAAAAATATGTTGTAGATTGCGAACGCATAGCGAGAAGGTTAGAACGAGAAAACATCCGTTTTATTTGCGCCGATGCTGCAAAAGAACCCATTGCGGAAGACCCTTTTGATCTAATATTTACGTCTCATGTGCTGGAACATATAAAAGACGATACTATTGTCCTCGCTAACGCGTTCCGTCTCACAAAATATGGTGGTCATCTGATCATACAGGTCCCCTATGGTAACCCGGATAAAGCGCCTTCCTGTGCTGACTTGGCAAAGGGCCACGTCAGGGAAGGATACTCAGTGGATGATATCTGCAAGAAAGTACGCACCGCTGGCTTTGAAATCATAAGCGCGGGAGGCAGTGTTGGACGGATAGGACGGTTCGCATACCGGCTCGGGATAAAACTTTTGGACCTTCACCTTTTAGTACATTTTGGCATATTGTTATTGCCACTTGTCCATTTTCTGATCTATTGCGAAGATTTGATGGCACGGGTAAGAAAACGAGATCCTTTACCGCAGAGCGGTATCCTTGTTGTGGCTCGCCGCCCTGATCATAAACGCGAAGCTTGAAAATAGAACACACACGGTTTTGTTCTTACCATAAATTATTGTGAAAAACTTTGATCTGATAGTTTATTTAGGCGGCGATTGGTTGGGCTATCATCGACGCCAAATGCTTCTTGCGCTCGCCGCCAGGATAGGAGAAGGAGGCAAGATTCTTTGTGTTGAGCGTCCTGTTTGCCCATTCACCACGCCTGTTCTGCATCCGAAGAAGTTTAGGGAATGGTTGGCTGGGAAACGGGGTATAAGGAAGGTGACAAATAATCTTTTCATTTATACGCCATATTATTTGGTTCATGATCAAATAGCTTCGCGTGTTCCGGGAATTGTTGTTGTGAATCGTGCTTTGCTTTCCAGGTTGCTAAAAAATGTTATCAGGAAGATATCTTTTGAGGAAAGAACACTTCTATCATGGATCTACAATCCTTTCCAGACTGACTACATAGGCTTAGTGGGTGAAATTGGCTACATTTATGAATGCCTTGATAATTATCCTGAACTGATGAGAGGTAGTTTCTCAAAGGTCAAGATCGAGCAAATGGAGGAAGCCTTAGTCAAAAAGGCGAAGATTGTTTTTACAACTGCTCTTAAACTTTACAATACTCAAAAAACGATGAGTCCAAACACATTTTATATACCAAATGGTGTTAATCTCTCTTTGTTTCAACATTTTTGCGAAAATGATCAAATCCCTGATGATTTGAAGTCAATCCCCGAGCCCCGTTTTGGATTTGTCGGAAGATTAGACGAGGCATTCATAGATTGTGAGCTAATCGAGACTGTAGCTGTGAGCAATCCAACTTGGTCTTTCATTTTTATTGGGCCGGTTAATACCACGCTACAAACCAAGAGATTACAATCACTGCCAAACATCTTTTTTCTTGGAATAAAGACTTATGAATTGTTGCCCCTTTATTTAAAACCCTTAGATGCTGGTCTCATTCCATTAAAAATAAACAAAATTACTGAATGTTTGAATCCGCTAAAGCTTTATGAATATATGGCTGCTGGTTGTCCTATTGTCTCTACTGACGTGCCTGAAATAAGGCCATATGCAGGTTTTGTCAGAGTAGCGCGAAGTATTGATGAGTTCACAAACGCACTCCGGTCGGTACTCAACAATGATAGCTTCCAGTTACGCCAATCTTTGCGTGAGGAAGCAAAACAACATTCTTGGGAAGTTAGAGTGAAAGAAATGATAAGGATTATACAGAATGCAATATAAGATTCTTTATCTTAATCGAACGGCAGAAATAGCTGGAGCAGAGATTAGTCTGATAGAGCTTTTACAGAATTTGGATAGAAACAAATACTCTCCTTTAGTGATTGTTCCCTCGGTTGGCCCCTTTTGCGAAAGACTTAAGACTATCCAAGTACCGTTCATGATAGAGCAATTCAAGTTTTTTAAGACCACCCAGCCACTCTCCTTTTTAAATACGGTGGCAAGGCTTATCAGGCTTATCAGAGGGGAGAACATTTCCTTAATCCACGCAAATGACTACATGGGCAACCAGTATGGCGTCATCGCTGCCAAGTTGACTAGAATTCCGATAGTTGTTCATACGCGCCTTATCCTTGGAGATCTTGCCTGCCGTAATAGCTTTATTAAGTTTGCGAACCATATTATTGCCAACTCGAATGCGACCATGTCGGCTTTACAGAAAGCCCGGGTTCCTATAGAAAAGATATCTACAGTTTGGAATTGTGTGAATACGGACGTTTTTAGATCGTTTGCTGCCAAAGATGGCCATGAGCTAAGAGAGCATCTCGGAATACCGAGAGATGCATTTTTGCTCGGAGTGATTGGAAGAATCCACTTTTCCAAGGGACATGATACCTTCATTGCTGCTATGGAGAAAATTGCAGACAAGATACCAAAAATTATGGGGCTAATTGTGGGTGAAACAAAGATTGACAAAAGTGAGGAATATTTAAAGGGTCTTCAAAAACTGGTATCCGAACATGGTCTTGAAAAACAAATACACTTTATACCTTTTCAAGAAAACATTGTCAGGGTTTACGAAGCATTGGATTTATTGGTACTTCCCTCATTGTGTGAACCATTCGGGAGAGTT is a window encoding:
- a CDS encoding class I SAM-dependent methyltransferase, which gives rise to MLLSIPYGSELKYTKLLNGKARIVYALFGEDYPGHRVRFYINRRCLERYAEGGNLKVLEIGSNNGAFSFWLSRNPRFRVVGLENEEKYVVDCERIARRLERENIRFICADAAKEPIAEDPFDLIFTSHVLEHIKDDTIVLANAFRLTKYGGHLIIQVPYGNPDKAPSCADLAKGHVREGYSVDDICKKVRTAGFEIISAGGSVGRIGRFAYRLGIKLLDLHLLVHFGILLLPLVHFLIYCEDLMARVRKRDPLPQSGILVVARRPDHKREA
- a CDS encoding glycosyltransferase — protein: MKNFDLIVYLGGDWLGYHRRQMLLALAARIGEGGKILCVERPVCPFTTPVLHPKKFREWLAGKRGIRKVTNNLFIYTPYYLVHDQIASRVPGIVVVNRALLSRLLKNVIRKISFEERTLLSWIYNPFQTDYIGLVGEIGYIYECLDNYPELMRGSFSKVKIEQMEEALVKKAKIVFTTALKLYNTQKTMSPNTFYIPNGVNLSLFQHFCENDQIPDDLKSIPEPRFGFVGRLDEAFIDCELIETVAVSNPTWSFIFIGPVNTTLQTKRLQSLPNIFFLGIKTYELLPLYLKPLDAGLIPLKINKITECLNPLKLYEYMAAGCPIVSTDVPEIRPYAGFVRVARSIDEFTNALRSVLNNDSFQLRQSLREEAKQHSWEVRVKEMIRIIQNAI
- a CDS encoding glycosyltransferase family 4 protein; translation: MQYKILYLNRTAEIAGAEISLIELLQNLDRNKYSPLVIVPSVGPFCERLKTIQVPFMIEQFKFFKTTQPLSFLNTVARLIRLIRGENISLIHANDYMGNQYGVIAAKLTRIPIVVHTRLILGDLACRNSFIKFANHIIANSNATMSALQKARVPIEKISTVWNCVNTDVFRSFAAKDGHELREHLGIPRDAFLLGVIGRIHFSKGHDTFIAAMEKIADKIPKIMGLIVGETKIDKSEEYLKGLQKLVSEHGLEKQIHFIPFQENIVRVYEALDLLVLPSLCEPFGRVIVEAMAMGKPVVATAAGGALEIVEDGITGLLVPPGNIDAMAEAILKLAVSPQSMLHDMGEMGRIRAESLFSPKEHAGKIEEIYQRLLIY